A single genomic interval of Stieleria maiorica harbors:
- a CDS encoding aspartate/ornithine carbamoyltransferase family protein — translation MNTKQMRRALTEFATNSKGRKLDPVDLLRRTDMQVDWETLSKLAGNSIVNPRQFDRETVVAIAQLAALLETRNVEMKKPLDGKIAITAFFEASTRTRLSFESAVLRLDGKVLSVPDGQVTGIAKGESLADIGEMFNTYGDVVIMRHPETESVDEIQKNLERPLINAGNGSGHHPTQALLDWYTLLKWRPELSDRSCPSEKKIHLGIVGTPGSMRAVKSFLRLSLMFVDAVSKITLVSEMADPVGLDLTEPIEESPIPIEITNDVQEVLPDLDVVYVNSIAFLGDSYRNLDSRYGLDASSKLKPGAVIMHPLARNEELSEDLDDTVHNLYFAQAAGAVFVRQAVLAAVLNRLDRISDLC, via the coding sequence ATGAACACGAAACAAATGCGCCGCGCGTTGACGGAGTTCGCGACCAATTCGAAGGGTCGCAAACTGGATCCGGTGGACCTTCTGCGGCGAACGGACATGCAGGTCGACTGGGAGACGCTTTCCAAACTCGCCGGTAACTCGATCGTTAATCCGCGGCAATTTGATCGCGAGACGGTGGTTGCCATCGCACAGCTGGCGGCGTTATTGGAGACTCGCAACGTCGAAATGAAGAAACCGCTGGACGGGAAAATCGCAATCACGGCGTTTTTCGAAGCGAGCACGCGGACGCGGCTGTCGTTTGAAAGTGCCGTGCTGCGGCTGGACGGCAAGGTGCTTTCGGTTCCCGACGGACAGGTCACCGGCATCGCCAAGGGTGAATCGCTGGCCGACATCGGCGAGATGTTCAACACCTATGGGGATGTCGTCATCATGCGGCATCCCGAAACCGAAAGTGTCGATGAGATTCAAAAGAATCTCGAGCGTCCGCTGATCAATGCCGGCAACGGCAGCGGTCACCATCCGACGCAGGCATTGCTGGATTGGTACACGCTGTTGAAATGGCGACCGGAATTGAGCGATCGGTCCTGCCCGAGCGAGAAAAAAATTCATTTGGGAATCGTCGGCACGCCGGGGTCGATGCGCGCGGTCAAGAGTTTTCTGCGACTGTCGCTGATGTTCGTCGATGCGGTTTCCAAAATCACCTTGGTTTCCGAGATGGCCGATCCGGTCGGGTTGGATTTGACCGAGCCGATCGAAGAGTCGCCGATCCCGATCGAAATCACCAACGATGTTCAGGAGGTCCTGCCCGACTTGGACGTCGTCTATGTCAACTCGATCGCGTTCCTGGGCGACAGTTACCGGAATCTGGACAGCCGATACGGATTGGATGCGTCCAGCAAGTTGAAACCGGGGGCGGTGATCATGCACCCATTGGCCCGCAACGAGGAGTTGTCCGAAGACCTGGACGACACCGTTCACAACCTTTATTTCGCCCAAGCCGCGGGCGCCGTGTTTGTCCGTCAAGCCGTGCTGGCCGCCGTCCTGAATCGGTTGGACCGGATTTCGGACCTCTGCTAA
- a CDS encoding cysteine hydrolase family protein, whose protein sequence is MNQDPSEPFVSPYHDPSHVDPLREVYHEAIVDNPLREELLVEGHTALLCIDIQYLDAARGHGVFRDAENSGVPLEAQEYYFDRLERLVLPNVRRLQDAFRARQLEVIHTRIQSLTRDGRDRSKGHRRLGLLAAPGSRDAEFIEMVAPDETRDEIVINKTASGVFSSTNLHYVLNNMGIESLMVVGVYTNECVETTVRDACDLGYLVTVVEDCCATVTPELHEASLATLCDRYARVARLSDVLKTIRTALPSEAAVEAADS, encoded by the coding sequence ATGAATCAAGATCCGTCCGAGCCATTTGTATCTCCCTATCACGATCCGTCTCACGTCGACCCGCTTCGAGAGGTCTATCACGAGGCGATCGTCGACAATCCCTTGCGAGAGGAATTGTTGGTCGAGGGGCACACGGCGTTGCTTTGCATCGACATTCAGTATTTGGACGCGGCGCGCGGTCACGGCGTCTTTCGCGATGCAGAGAATAGCGGCGTGCCGTTGGAGGCTCAGGAGTATTATTTCGACAGGCTGGAGCGATTGGTGCTGCCCAATGTCCGACGGCTGCAGGACGCCTTTCGTGCTCGCCAATTGGAGGTCATTCATACACGGATTCAGTCGCTCACTCGGGACGGTCGTGACCGCAGCAAAGGGCATCGACGATTGGGGTTGCTGGCCGCGCCCGGTTCGCGTGATGCGGAATTCATCGAGATGGTGGCGCCGGATGAAACGCGGGACGAGATCGTGATCAACAAGACCGCCAGCGGAGTGTTCTCGTCGACCAACCTGCACTACGTCTTGAACAACATGGGGATTGAGTCGTTGATGGTGGTCGGCGTGTACACGAACGAATGCGTGGAAACGACGGTCCGGGACGCCTGTGATTTGGGGTATCTGGTGACGGTCGTAGAAGACTGTTGTGCGACGGTGACGCCGGAGCTGCATGAGGCGTCGTTGGCGACTTTGTGTGATCGCTATGCCCGCGTGGCGCGTCTGTCGGACGTGTTGAAGACGATTCGCACGGCGCTGCCATCCGAAGCGGCGGTCGAAGCGGCAGATTCTTGA
- a CDS encoding Zn-dependent hydrolase encodes MRQASIDLSVKLDRIKNDIHELAQIGRCEDDRGIYRMAFTDADMQGKRWLENRIKQAGFEPRTDGAVNVSAELTGATDDPRILVGSHIDTVPCAGPLDGTLGVIVGLECLRCLRENGIVPRRTVELIAFSDEEGRFGGMFGSQSVCGQLNPDALATLSDLDGVLLADELRRHDVEPLGALDAARDPESIAGYLELHIEQGPVLDRGQKSVGIVDEITGLFTWSVTLKGEANHAGTTPMEMRHDAFMGLADFAHAIPRILDENGTARSRATIGKAQILPGAANTVPGIVEFSLDVRDTSAEILADLGNAFRKALSAIGRRRNLMFEFQQKSYLPPVAADAGIVSGLLQQAERLGLLHLQMHSGAAHDAQIMGSMVPVGMIFVPSKNGQSHSPAEWTSWTDIEAGANLMLHSIIDLANR; translated from the coding sequence ATGAGACAGGCATCGATAGATTTGAGCGTCAAGCTAGATCGAATCAAGAACGACATTCATGAACTCGCCCAGATCGGTCGTTGCGAGGACGACCGGGGCATTTACCGCATGGCATTTACCGATGCCGACATGCAGGGTAAACGCTGGCTGGAGAATCGGATCAAACAGGCCGGTTTTGAGCCACGAACCGATGGCGCGGTGAACGTGTCGGCCGAACTCACCGGGGCGACCGATGATCCGAGAATCTTGGTGGGGTCGCACATCGACACCGTTCCGTGTGCGGGACCGTTGGACGGGACGTTGGGCGTCATTGTCGGCTTGGAGTGTTTGCGTTGTCTTCGCGAAAACGGCATCGTGCCCCGGCGGACGGTCGAACTGATTGCCTTTAGCGATGAAGAAGGACGCTTCGGCGGCATGTTCGGATCGCAATCGGTCTGTGGTCAATTGAATCCCGACGCGTTGGCCACGCTGTCGGATTTAGATGGCGTGCTGTTGGCCGATGAACTGAGACGCCACGACGTGGAACCGCTCGGCGCGTTGGATGCGGCTCGCGATCCGGAGAGCATTGCCGGCTATTTGGAGCTGCACATCGAACAAGGTCCGGTGTTGGATCGCGGTCAAAAATCCGTCGGCATTGTCGATGAGATCACCGGGTTGTTCACGTGGTCGGTCACGCTCAAGGGCGAGGCCAACCATGCCGGAACGACTCCCATGGAAATGCGTCACGACGCGTTTATGGGCCTGGCCGACTTTGCCCACGCCATCCCGCGAATTTTGGATGAAAACGGCACGGCCCGAAGCCGGGCGACGATCGGCAAAGCGCAAATCTTGCCGGGGGCGGCGAACACGGTTCCGGGGATCGTCGAGTTTTCGCTCGATGTTCGAGACACCAGCGCCGAAATCCTGGCCGACCTTGGCAATGCGTTTCGCAAGGCGCTTTCGGCGATCGGACGTCGCCGAAACCTGATGTTCGAGTTCCAGCAAAAAAGTTATTTGCCACCGGTCGCTGCCGACGCGGGCATCGTCAGCGGGTTGTTGCAGCAGGCCGAGCGGCTGGGATTGCTGCACCTGCAAATGCACAGCGGGGCGGCGCACGATGCGCAGATTATGGGTAGCATGGTGCCGGTCGGAATGATTTTTGTGCCCAGCAAGAATGGGCAGAGTCACTCGCCGGCCGAATGGACATCGTGGACGGACATTGAAGCCGGAGCGAACCTGATGCTGCACTCGATCATCGATTTGGCCAATCGCTAA
- a CDS encoding SAM-dependent methyltransferase codes for MSSEMATQVAREYYNSSDADGFYSEIWGGEDIHIGLYGSDEDAIKDASRRTVDHLLQRIGDLDADSTVIDIGSGYGGAARRMVERFGCRVVCVNLSETENERNRRLNEAAGVSDRIDVVDGSFEDLPLENGTFDAAWSQDAILHAGNRPRVLGEVDRVLKSGGRFVFTDPMQSDDCPDGVLDPILARIHLSDLGFPKFYQSVARDLGWEDLGFEDLTGQLVNHYSRVLKETEDRQADLSRKISDDYLERMKAGLRHWIEGGRKGHLSWGVFLFGKP; via the coding sequence ATGAGTTCAGAAATGGCCACCCAGGTCGCGCGGGAGTATTACAACAGTTCCGATGCGGACGGTTTCTATTCGGAGATCTGGGGCGGTGAGGATATTCACATCGGGCTGTACGGGTCGGACGAAGATGCGATCAAGGATGCCAGTCGGCGGACGGTCGATCATCTGTTGCAGCGAATCGGGGACCTGGATGCCGATTCGACCGTCATCGACATCGGGTCGGGATACGGCGGCGCAGCGCGTCGCATGGTCGAGCGGTTTGGTTGCCGAGTGGTGTGCGTGAATTTGTCGGAGACCGAAAACGAACGCAACCGGCGACTGAATGAGGCGGCCGGGGTTTCCGATCGGATCGATGTCGTCGACGGAAGTTTTGAAGACTTGCCGCTGGAGAATGGGACCTTTGATGCGGCGTGGTCGCAAGACGCGATTCTGCACGCCGGGAATCGGCCGCGTGTCTTGGGCGAGGTCGATCGGGTGTTGAAGTCGGGGGGGCGATTCGTTTTCACCGATCCCATGCAGTCCGATGATTGCCCTGACGGTGTGTTGGATCCGATTCTCGCTCGCATCCACCTGTCCGACCTCGGGTTCCCGAAGTTCTATCAGAGTGTCGCTCGTGACCTGGGCTGGGAAGACCTGGGATTCGAGGACTTGACCGGCCAACTCGTTAATCACTACTCGCGTGTGCTCAAGGAGACCGAGGACCGTCAGGCGGACTTGAGTCGCAAGATATCCGACGACTACTTGGAACGCATGAAAGCGGGGCTTCGGCATTGGATTGAAGGGGGCCGCAAGGGGCACCTCAGTTGGGGCGTGTTTTTGTTCGGTAAGCCATAA
- a CDS encoding MarR family winged helix-turn-helix transcriptional regulator, protein MLTHEDQIVAAIRQIIRAVDLHSRKLVNGHGFTGPQLAVLQETQRLGTASPKALARAVHLSQATVTGILQRLERRELIVRKPSANDRRSVLIEISSQGRQVLESSPSLLQDRFRDALSSLEEWERLQILSTLQRVANLMDAEDLEAAPHLTPGEIAANEDHLAKPDPPIDQQVGNEVG, encoded by the coding sequence TTGTTGACGCATGAGGACCAGATCGTTGCGGCGATCCGACAGATCATCCGCGCGGTCGACCTGCATTCACGAAAATTGGTCAACGGCCACGGCTTTACCGGCCCGCAACTGGCCGTGCTGCAGGAGACGCAGCGACTCGGCACCGCCTCGCCCAAGGCCCTCGCCCGCGCCGTCCACCTGAGCCAAGCGACGGTGACGGGGATTTTGCAGCGGTTGGAGCGGCGTGAATTGATTGTCCGAAAACCGAGCGCGAACGATCGACGCTCCGTATTGATCGAAATCTCGTCCCAAGGCCGGCAGGTCCTCGAGTCCTCTCCGTCGCTGCTGCAAGACCGTTTCCGCGACGCGCTCTCCTCGCTGGAAGAATGGGAGCGACTGCAAATCCTCTCCACGCTGCAACGCGTCGCCAATTTGATGGACGCCGAAGACCTGGAGGCGGCGCCTCACTTGACGCCGGGCGAAATCGCCGCCAACGAAGATCACCTGGCCAAGCCCGATCCGCCGATCGACCAGCAGGTCGGCAACGAAGTGGGCTAG
- the asnB gene encoding asparagine synthase (glutamine-hydrolyzing) — MCGITGFWNPGRTNERELRFTLDQMLDVLDHRGPDERGSKFFLDQGLALGHTRLSIIGLDHGHQPIETADGDYAVTVNGELYGYKRERTRLACQSLPSDGKSDSAITLPMYLQHGLSFVERLRGEFAIVLYDHREKRLILIRDRFGIKPLYFAVRDDGIVWGSEVKSILKHPSVEPRLCPKAAIHQMMQVMVPGTTAFEGVQAIQPGHMLIVRQDGDRLVTESKRWWDLEFPTSHESGADPAEYVQGVQDRLIDAVATRLEADVPVGCYLSGGIDSCSILGLATTLQQSPVKAFTIAFDSDEYDESNIAKLMAERTGAEQELLRLTEKELYGPAFERATWHAERTFYNTLAVAKWHMSRRVRACNYKAVITGEGSDELFGGYPFFKRDWLGRDDEGGIFAGAILAEEDQLHPAWQDLCGFTPSWIQPWMLTLRAARALLSDDLIELLETYDPIAEIAAAIDPDQVRGRHRLDISQYTWSKTMLEGQILTWGGDRMDMANSMEARPAFLDHHVAEYAVTIPPDVRIRNGVEKWVLREAMVNVLPRELYERKKFAFMAPPAHTDPVKRNAVQEMINHWLTPDRMNELGILNHERFDQFVDQAWQETDGTIARRNDILMNHALQLHMLQGQYVEGMPLPTVD; from the coding sequence ATGTGCGGAATCACTGGATTTTGGAATCCCGGGCGGACGAATGAACGCGAATTGCGTTTCACGCTCGACCAGATGTTGGACGTCTTGGACCACCGCGGTCCGGACGAACGGGGCAGCAAGTTTTTTCTCGACCAAGGGTTGGCCCTGGGGCATACCCGTTTGTCGATCATCGGATTGGACCATGGGCACCAACCGATCGAAACCGCCGACGGTGACTACGCGGTCACCGTCAACGGCGAATTGTACGGCTATAAGCGCGAACGAACCCGGTTGGCCTGTCAGTCGTTGCCAAGTGATGGCAAGAGCGACAGCGCGATCACGTTGCCCATGTACCTCCAGCACGGTCTGTCGTTTGTCGAACGGCTTCGCGGTGAATTCGCGATCGTGCTGTACGACCATCGCGAAAAACGGTTGATCCTGATCCGTGATCGATTCGGCATTAAACCGCTGTACTTCGCGGTCAGGGATGACGGAATTGTTTGGGGGTCCGAAGTCAAGTCGATCCTGAAACACCCCAGTGTCGAACCGCGGTTGTGCCCCAAGGCCGCGATCCATCAAATGATGCAGGTGATGGTGCCCGGGACGACCGCGTTCGAAGGTGTGCAGGCGATTCAACCGGGACACATGTTGATCGTCCGGCAGGACGGCGATCGGCTGGTGACCGAATCGAAGCGCTGGTGGGACCTGGAGTTTCCGACGTCGCACGAATCGGGGGCTGATCCGGCGGAATACGTTCAAGGGGTTCAGGACCGATTGATCGATGCCGTCGCAACCCGTTTGGAGGCGGATGTGCCGGTCGGATGCTACCTTTCCGGCGGCATCGATAGTTGTTCCATCTTAGGTTTGGCGACGACGCTCCAGCAGTCACCGGTCAAAGCGTTTACGATCGCGTTTGACAGCGACGAGTACGACGAATCGAATATCGCCAAACTGATGGCCGAGCGGACCGGCGCCGAGCAAGAGCTTTTGCGGCTGACGGAAAAGGAACTCTATGGTCCTGCGTTCGAACGCGCGACCTGGCATGCCGAGCGGACGTTCTACAACACGTTGGCGGTCGCGAAATGGCACATGAGCCGACGCGTGCGGGCCTGTAACTACAAGGCGGTGATCACCGGCGAAGGTTCGGATGAATTGTTCGGCGGGTACCCGTTTTTCAAGCGTGACTGGCTCGGTCGCGATGACGAGGGCGGGATCTTTGCCGGCGCGATTTTGGCCGAGGAGGACCAATTGCACCCCGCTTGGCAAGATCTTTGCGGATTCACTCCGTCGTGGATTCAGCCTTGGATGCTGACGTTGCGTGCCGCCCGAGCCCTGTTGTCGGACGATTTGATCGAGCTGCTGGAAACCTACGATCCGATCGCGGAAATCGCTGCGGCGATCGACCCCGATCAGGTTCGCGGAAGGCATCGTCTGGACATTTCGCAGTACACCTGGAGCAAGACCATGCTGGAAGGGCAGATCCTGACTTGGGGCGGCGACCGGATGGACATGGCCAACAGTATGGAAGCCCGCCCCGCATTCTTGGATCACCACGTCGCCGAGTACGCAGTGACGATTCCGCCGGACGTTCGGATCCGTAACGGAGTTGAAAAATGGGTGTTGCGTGAGGCGATGGTCAACGTGTTGCCCCGAGAATTGTACGAGCGAAAGAAGTTTGCGTTCATGGCGCCGCCGGCACACACGGATCCCGTCAAACGAAACGCGGTGCAGGAGATGATCAATCATTGGTTGACTCCCGATCGGATGAACGAACTTGGGATTCTTAATCACGAACGGTTTGATCAGTTTGTCGACCAGGCTTGGCAGGAAACCGACGGCACGATCGCTCGGCGAAATGACATTTTGATGAACCATGCGTTGCAGTTGCACATGTTGCAGGGGCAGTACGTCGAGGGCATGCCGCTGCCGACGGTCGACTGA
- a CDS encoding sodium:solute symporter family protein, protein MLLSSTDTGRILSQEAGYGMLVLFGLAWIGLGVWWGRRATTYDGFAVAGRNVGLALGTATAVATWVTSNTTMLAPQFALQLGLWGALAYSTASFGLFAFAPLSGRIRRLMPHGYTAVEFVRRRYGRLGSIPFLIISLFYALTWLISMAMAGGKLLNALSGIPYEVGMTVVLVVCVLYTLFGGMYAVIGTDFIQSIIILVGLVVVAIAVLAHVDVADVHQKLQADRPMLLSILFPAALMALFNNMLFGFGEIFHSNVWWSRAFAMREGIGPKAYLLGGLLWLPVPIVAGFLGLAAPALGIGVSQPDTVGPMVAATLLGTGGALLVFVVVFCSLASSIDSLLAATSDLVVNDIAEPIAGQMMSIQATDAIKRRWSLFAIIGLGVITWCAAYPNIGTLATVLFFAGPMVGSCIWPIIGGLYFRRSSPIAACAAMVAGTSLGLVAYFMIGWFVASLVGAAVSGVVFLIAMVFYPDDFDFKLLSDSPDAPLAVGSADVAPIDPDGRGGMVGDSRVGGETR, encoded by the coding sequence ATGCTATTGTCATCCACCGACACCGGACGCATTCTCAGCCAGGAGGCCGGATACGGGATGCTGGTCCTGTTCGGGCTTGCGTGGATCGGGCTGGGCGTTTGGTGGGGCCGCCGGGCAACGACCTACGACGGCTTTGCCGTGGCGGGCCGGAATGTCGGATTGGCTCTTGGAACGGCGACGGCGGTGGCGACCTGGGTGACGTCCAACACGACGATGCTGGCGCCGCAGTTTGCCTTGCAGTTGGGCCTATGGGGAGCCTTGGCCTATTCCACGGCCAGCTTCGGCTTGTTTGCCTTTGCCCCGTTGAGCGGCCGGATTCGTCGTCTGATGCCGCATGGCTACACGGCGGTGGAATTCGTTCGGCGTCGCTACGGGCGTCTCGGTTCGATCCCCTTCCTGATCATCTCGCTGTTCTACGCGTTGACGTGGCTGATCTCGATGGCGATGGCCGGAGGCAAGTTGCTGAACGCCCTGTCGGGGATTCCCTATGAAGTGGGGATGACAGTCGTGTTGGTCGTTTGTGTGCTCTACACGCTGTTCGGCGGCATGTACGCCGTCATCGGCACCGACTTTATTCAAAGCATCATCATCCTGGTCGGATTGGTTGTCGTTGCGATCGCCGTGCTGGCCCATGTCGACGTTGCGGATGTGCATCAAAAACTGCAGGCAGATCGACCGATGCTGCTGTCAATTTTGTTTCCTGCCGCGTTGATGGCGTTGTTCAATAATATGCTGTTCGGATTTGGAGAGATCTTTCACAGCAACGTGTGGTGGAGTCGCGCGTTTGCGATGCGTGAAGGCATCGGTCCCAAGGCGTATCTGCTCGGTGGGTTGTTGTGGCTGCCGGTTCCGATCGTCGCCGGGTTTTTGGGGTTGGCAGCTCCGGCCCTGGGGATCGGTGTCAGCCAACCCGACACGGTCGGGCCGATGGTGGCCGCGACGCTGCTTGGAACCGGCGGCGCGTTGCTGGTTTTTGTGGTGGTGTTTTGTTCGCTGGCGTCCAGCATCGACAGTTTGCTGGCCGCGACGAGCGACTTGGTGGTCAACGACATCGCCGAGCCGATTGCTGGACAAATGATGAGTATCCAGGCGACGGACGCGATTAAACGCCGCTGGTCGCTGTTTGCGATCATCGGATTGGGGGTGATCACCTGGTGTGCGGCGTATCCCAACATCGGAACGCTGGCAACGGTGCTGTTTTTTGCCGGACCGATGGTCGGCAGCTGCATCTGGCCCATCATCGGCGGGCTGTATTTTCGCCGCTCGAGTCCGATCGCGGCCTGCGCGGCGATGGTGGCTGGGACGTCGCTCGGTCTGGTCGCGTACTTCATGATCGGCTGGTTTGTCGCATCCTTGGTCGGCGCGGCGGTCTCTGGCGTGGTGTTCCTAATTGCCATGGTTTTCTATCCCGACGACTTTGATTTTAAATTGCTGTCGGATTCTCCCGATGCACCGCTGGCTGTCGGATCGGCGGATGTCGCCCCCATCGACCCGGACGGACGAGGTGGTATGGTTGGGGATAGTCGTGTTGGAGGTGAGACGCGATGA
- a CDS encoding BCCT family transporter codes for MPRVAIGPHFEMHPVVFLTSAAIVLMVVLLCFVWPASELQRAFVSIRESVAVNFGWLYVASMAFFFGLALWLAFGRHGHVRLGRDGETPEFRRGSWFAMLFSAGMGIGLLFFGVAEPIVHYQDTPPGFADGLDRSRLSMAVTIFHWGLHPWALYSVVGLAIAYFGFRKGLPLSFRSLLHPVLGDRVWGRAGDLIDVLAIVSTLTGVATSLGIGAQQVNAGLAHLFGIGTGVGVQMLLIAGITAMATASVVVGLHGGIRRLSELNLLLAASLMLLVVMGVGVFTYLGAAIENTGAYLQTLPFNSLRTGAFNQQSQAWVNGQTVFYWGWWISWSPFVGMFIARVSRGRTIKEFVIGVLLVPTAVGIAWLTAFGTTTLRQYTDHVDRLAHDTSYDPESVLPKYWVGEVGPSGELVRLASGEIKREQQPLTAVEYYQSNVVTADGQSTVETLPTVLFVLLEGLFSSVLIQTIAIGIATICIVLFFVTSSDSASMVIDIIASGGSRNPPVGTRLFWAISEGLVAAALLYGGGLVALQAASIAAALPLTFLLLLACYGLVTSLHRDSQISSTPLYS; via the coding sequence ATGCCGCGCGTGGCAATCGGTCCGCATTTCGAGATGCACCCGGTCGTCTTTCTGACCAGTGCCGCGATCGTGTTGATGGTCGTATTGCTTTGTTTCGTGTGGCCGGCCAGCGAGTTGCAACGCGCGTTCGTTTCAATTCGTGAGTCGGTCGCGGTCAACTTCGGCTGGCTTTACGTCGCCTCGATGGCATTCTTTTTTGGTCTAGCCCTCTGGCTGGCGTTCGGAAGGCACGGCCATGTCCGGCTGGGGCGAGATGGCGAAACGCCGGAATTTAGGCGCGGTTCGTGGTTCGCCATGTTGTTCAGTGCCGGGATGGGCATCGGATTGTTGTTTTTTGGCGTCGCCGAGCCGATCGTTCACTATCAGGACACGCCGCCGGGTTTTGCCGACGGCCTGGACCGATCACGGTTGTCGATGGCCGTCACCATTTTTCACTGGGGGCTGCATCCCTGGGCGCTGTACTCCGTTGTCGGCCTCGCGATTGCCTATTTCGGTTTTCGCAAAGGGCTGCCGCTCAGTTTTCGCTCGTTGCTGCATCCCGTGCTGGGCGATCGAGTGTGGGGCCGTGCGGGTGACCTGATCGATGTGCTGGCCATCGTTTCGACATTGACGGGTGTTGCGACGTCATTGGGGATTGGTGCCCAACAGGTCAACGCCGGTTTGGCGCATCTGTTCGGCATCGGAACGGGGGTCGGCGTTCAGATGCTGTTGATCGCCGGGATCACCGCGATGGCGACGGCATCGGTCGTGGTCGGATTGCACGGCGGGATCCGGCGATTGAGTGAGTTGAACCTGTTGCTGGCCGCATCCTTGATGCTGTTGGTCGTCATGGGCGTCGGTGTGTTCACTTACCTGGGGGCCGCGATCGAAAACACGGGCGCCTACCTGCAAACCTTGCCATTCAATTCACTGAGAACCGGGGCGTTCAATCAACAATCCCAAGCGTGGGTCAACGGTCAAACCGTTTTCTATTGGGGTTGGTGGATTTCCTGGTCGCCATTTGTCGGGATGTTCATCGCCCGCGTGTCTCGCGGGCGAACGATCAAGGAGTTTGTGATCGGCGTGTTGCTGGTCCCGACGGCGGTGGGCATTGCCTGGCTGACGGCCTTTGGGACGACGACGCTGCGGCAATACACGGACCATGTCGATCGTTTGGCACATGACACAAGCTATGACCCGGAAAGCGTGCTGCCGAAGTACTGGGTGGGTGAGGTCGGCCCGTCGGGCGAGCTGGTGCGGCTGGCTTCCGGGGAGATCAAACGCGAGCAGCAACCCTTGACAGCCGTCGAATACTATCAGTCCAACGTGGTGACGGCGGACGGGCAGTCGACGGTCGAGACCTTGCCGACGGTTTTGTTTGTTTTGTTGGAAGGTCTTTTTTCTTCGGTTCTGATTCAAACGATCGCGATCGGGATTGCAACGATTTGCATCGTTCTTTTCTTCGTCACCTCGTCGGATTCCGCGTCGATGGTGATCGATATCATCGCGTCGGGCGGGTCTCGAAATCCGCCTGTTGGCACGCGACTCTTCTGGGCGATCAGTGAAGGGCTGGTCGCCGCTGCACTGCTTTATGGCGGAGGCCTTGTCGCACTGCAGGCCGCATCGATCGCGGCAGCACTTCCCTTGACGTTCCTCTTGTTGCTGGCCTGTTACGGGTTGGTGACTTCGCTTCACAGAGATTCTCAAATCTCTTCAACACCACTTTACTCCTAG
- a CDS encoding glycine/sarcosine N-methyltransferase, which translates to MAPDEFLLEYKSQDYGPDPTEVRSTDNYTDEYVRGFVEKWDELIDWQQRWESEGDFFIEQLRSHGVKRVLDVATGTGFHSVRLLEAGFDVVSVDGSPYMLSRAFENARQRGRVLRTAQADWRWLNRDVYGRFDAVICLGNSFTHLFSERDRRKALAEFYSALVHDGVLILDQRNYDEILDHGFSSKHKYYYCGEKVSAEPEHVDEGLARFQYSFADGSVYHLNMYPLRKDYTRGLMQEVGFQSVSTYGDFQETYHEREPDFFVHVASKKYAGSPEEAPQ; encoded by the coding sequence ATGGCGCCCGACGAATTTCTGCTCGAATACAAATCTCAAGACTACGGCCCCGACCCGACCGAAGTGCGGTCAACAGATAACTACACCGACGAATATGTGCGCGGGTTTGTTGAGAAATGGGACGAGTTGATCGATTGGCAGCAGCGTTGGGAGTCGGAGGGTGATTTCTTTATCGAGCAACTCCGCTCGCACGGCGTCAAACGCGTCTTGGACGTTGCCACCGGGACGGGGTTTCATTCGGTCCGGTTGCTTGAAGCGGGGTTCGACGTGGTCAGCGTCGATGGCAGCCCCTACATGCTTTCGCGAGCGTTTGAGAACGCGCGGCAGAGGGGGAGGGTGCTGCGAACCGCCCAGGCCGATTGGCGGTGGCTCAATCGAGACGTCTACGGTCGGTTCGATGCCGTGATTTGTTTGGGGAATTCGTTCACGCACCTGTTCAGTGAGCGGGACCGGCGAAAAGCGCTGGCCGAGTTCTACTCGGCGTTGGTTCACGACGGCGTGCTGATTCTGGACCAGCGGAACTACGACGAGATCCTCGATCACGGTTTCAGTTCAAAGCATAAGTACTACTACTGCGGCGAAAAGGTTTCCGCAGAGCCGGAGCACGTGGATGAAGGTCTGGCTCGGTTTCAGTATTCGTTCGCCGATGGCTCGGTTTATCACCTGAACATGTATCCGCTGCGGAAAGACTATACCCGCGGTCTGATGCAGGAGGTCGGGTTTCAGTCGGTCAGCACGTACGGCGATTTTCAGGAAACCTATCACGAGCGCGAGCCGGACTTCTTTGTCCATGTCGCGTCGAAGAAATATGCGGGATCCCCCGAGGAGGCGCCGCAGTGA